Part of the Paenibacillus terrae HPL-003 genome is shown below.
CAAGGACAATCTGATCTACACATTCCATCTGGTTCCAGATACGAAATTCAGCGATGGCTCTCCGTTGACGGCGGAGGATGTCGCTTTTACATGGACGCTCATTTATGACAAAGCCTACGCAGGCGACAGCAAAATCTTGGATTTGGGCATTAAAGGTGGTAAAGACTACACGGAAGGCAAAGCGAAACAAATTGAAGGCATCAAGGTTATAGATCCTCAGACGATCTCGGTAACATTGGAGAAGCCAAACGCATTGGCGCTGCCGATCCTCGGTGACAATGTGCTGTCCAAAGCCTACTATGGCAAGGATTATAAGTTTGGTCAGCTCGATTATCTGAAAAAACTGCATGGCAGTCCTTTGGGCAACGGTGCTTATAAGCTTGAAAAGTTTATCCCTGGACAGGAGGTTCGTTTGGAAGCCAATGATAACTTCTTCAAAGGCAAACCGAAAACACAGCATTTTATCTACAAAACGGCGGAAGGCGATGCTTGGCAGTTCATTGAAACGGGCGATACTGACTTTGCCCCATTCACCGCAACTCAGGAGAATATTGATAAACTGAAAGGGCTTGGCTTTTTGAACATTTTGCCTTATACCCCAAGCACTTACGGATATATTCAATTAAATCTGGAGAATGAAAAGCTTAAGGATAAGAAGGTTCGCCAGGCGCTGACTTATGGTCTGGATCGCAAAACCATTTATGTAGATGCAGCGCAGGGAGCAGGAGCGGTGGCTAACATTCCGTCTTCTCCAATTTTCTGGTCCTATACGACAGACGGGGTAAACCCGTACAATTATGACCCGGAAAAAGCGAAAAAGCTGCTGGATGAGGCAGGCTGGGTAGCAGGGAGTAACGGTATCCGTGAGAAAAATGGCCAGAAGCTGACCATTCATATGCTGACCTCCAAACGCCCGGAAACAGACACATTTATTGCGCTCGCGGCTGAAAATTACAAGGAGATTGGCGTTGATTTCCAACCGGAAATTTTCGCAGACTTTAATGCGATGGTCGCCAAGGTAGATGGTAAGGATTACGATATGGCTTCCTTCTCCACTCCGATGCTGACTGACCCATCTGATGGAATCGAGCAATTCGTCGATGGAGAAATCAAGGGGTATAACAATCCGAAGGTAAAAGAGCTGTATGAAAAAGGCTTATCCACGACGAATATTGAGGAACGTAAAAAAATATATAAAGAATTGTACTTACTGCTTAACGATGAGCTGCCCGTCATTTTCACGAACTATAAGAAAACAGTATACGCCTACAATGGCCGCATGGAACATGTAAAGGTCAGTCCGTTCATTGGCTTGTCCGGCAATCTGTTTGAATGGTCCCTTAAATAAAGCCATCTTGCGGGCCCCTTGTGAAGAATCGTCAGTTTCCGATCAAGGGGCCTCCCAAATGGAGTTTGCTATTGCCATTCAAGCAGTCCGATCCTGAAATGAAAGGAGTCTGTCATGAGCTCGTTTTTAACGAAAAGACTGACGTATATGATCATTATTTTATTGGCCGCTTCGATGATGATTTTTTTTCTGTACGCCATGACACCGGGAGATTTCATCAGCGGCGATCTCAAGCTATCGCCAGAGAGGAAGGCGGAGCTGAGGGAAATATACGGACTGAACAAGCCCATTCTGGAACGCTACGGAAGCTGGCTGTGGAATGCGTTGCATGGCAATTTTGGTTATTCACTTGCTCAGCAAAAGCCGGTGCTGACCTTGTTTAATGAATATATCTGGAACTCGTTTTTACTGGCGATTGTATCGACCTTCCTGACGTGGGTGATTGCCGTCATCATGGGTGTGGTTGCTGCTTATAAGCAATATTCGTGGTTCGATACCCTCGTCATGGTGGTGATTTTTGCCGCGATGTCTGTTCCATCTTTTTTTATCGGGCTGTATCTGATCAAAGTTGCAGCGGTCGATCTCAAATGGCTGCCGCCGGGCGGCATGCTCAATACAGGCAGTAACGCTACGGGTATGGAGTATGTGAAGGAGGTCCTCCAGCATATGATCCTGCCAGTGACCGTCATGACGCTGCTGGGACTGGGTTCACTGACCCGTTACTTCCGCAGCAATATGATCGACGTGATCCAGCAGGACTATATCCGTACGGCCCGCGCGAAGGGCTTAAAGGAAAGAAAGGTACTCTTCACGCACGCATTGAGGAATGCGTTGCTGCCTGCAATTACACTGATTGGCTTCGAATTGCCTGCGTTGTTTGGCGGATCGCTTATTATTGAAAAGATTTTCAACTGGCCGGGAATTGGTCAGCTATACATGCTATCCTTTTCGCTTCGGGATTACCCGCTGCTGATGGGCTTTACGATGCTGATTGCCATCTTGAGTGTCATTGGGACGCTGCTGTCCGATATTCTGTATCGTATCGCGGACCCGCGTGTGAAGGTGTAAGGAGGGGGCTATGGAATGTCATCCGTTAGCAGTAATTTGAGTAAAAGCAGCGGGAGACTGCAAATAGCTAAAAAATCTTCAATGTGGCGGCAGGCGCTGCGGCAGCTGTTCAGAAACAAGCTGGCTATGGCCGGACTGCTCGTCGTTGTATTTATGTTTTTGCTATGTTTTATCGGCCCGTTATTTTCTCCCTATGCCGATAACAAGACGAATATATTGATGATGAACAAGGCACCGAATATCCATCACTGGCTGGGAACGGACAAACTGGGACGGGATGTGCTGACCCGTGTGATGCAGGCAGGCCAAATTTCCCTCACCGTGGGATTGGCATCGATGGTGTTGTCTGTCTTTTTGGGAGCTACGCTGGGCGTCATATCGGCGTATTTTCGCGGGATTGCGGATCAGATCATTATGCGGATCGGTGATTTGCTGCTGACCGTTCCGAGTTTGCCGCTGCTGTTCATTATGGGCGCGCTACTGTCCGACTGGAAGGTTCCGCCGGATCAACGTATGTATATCGTCATGCTGATGCTCAGTCTGGTCAATTGGCCAGGGATCGCGCGGATGGTGAGAGGTCAGATGCTTAGTTTGCGGGAGCGTGAATTTATGCAGGCTGCAACGGTGCTGGGACTGTCGAACCGACGCAAGCTGTTCAAGCATCTATTCCCTAATATTATGCCATTGCTGATTGTTATCGCCACTTTGAACATTGGCGGAGCTATCCTGAGTGAATCTGTACTTAGCTTCTTCGGCCTTGGCGTGCTACCTACAACACCGACTTGGGGCAACATGATTGATGCGGCCAACAATGTGCTGGATTTTCAGCAGCGTCCGTGGATGTGGATACCGCCTGGCCTTTCCATTTTTGCTACGGTCATCGCCATTAATATTTTTGGTGATGGACTGCGGGATGTACTTGACCCGAAACATAAGAGGTAGGTGATCATACACCATGAACAATGTACTTTCGATTGAGCATTTAAGCACTCATTTTTATACAGAAGAAGGCACGGTCAAGGCGGTGGATGATATCAGCTTCCGTGTGAAGTCGGGGGAGACGGTTTGTATTGTCGGAGAATCAGGATGTGGCAAAAGCATCACCGCGATGTCAATCATGGGCCTGATCCAGAGCCCCGGAGGTAAAGTGGCAGGCGGAAGCATCCGTTTTGAGGATACCGATCTGCTGGGACTTAGCAGAAATGAGATGCGCACGATTCGCGGTCATGAGATATCTATGATTTTTCAGGAGCCGATGTCATCGCTGAATCCGGTCATGACTATTGGGGAACAGTTATCCGAGCCGCTGCTCGAGCATTTGAAAATGGGCCGCAAGGAAGCGCACAAGCGGGCGCTGGAGCTAATCGCACAGGTAGGCATTTCCCGACCTGAGCAGATTATGAAAAGCTATCCGCATGAGCTGAGCGGTGGAATGCTACAGCGCATCATGATTGCCATTGCCGTTTCCTGCGGACCCAAGCTACTTATCGCGGATGAGCCGACTACGGCGCTGGACGTAACGATACAGGCGCAAATTCTCGACATGCTGCGTGAATTCAAGGTGCAATCCAATATGTCGCTGATGCTGATCACCCATGATCTGGGCGTTGTTGCAGAAATGGCGGATTACGTGATTGTGATGTACGCAGGCAAGATTGTCGAGGAAGGCGAAGTGGTACAGCTATTTAATCATCCCAAGCATCCTTATACGCAAGGATTGCTAAAATCCAAGCCAGTACTAAATCAGCGTCAAAAGGAGCTGTACTCCATCCCTGGACAAGTGCCTAATCCGCTGGAGCTCACCACATCCTGCTATTTTCATGACCGCTGCGGGCATTGCATGGACATCTGCCGAGTGAAGGAGCCTGTATTAAAAGAAGTTTCAACACAGCAAAAGGCATCCTGCTGGTTATATGAGGAGGCGGTTGTTCATGGCTGAGCCATTGCTGGAAATCGACCGCTTAAAAACGTATTTTCCAGTCAAGTCCGGGTTTATGAACCGTACCACGGGGCATGTGCGGGCGGTGGACGACATCAGCTTTACGATCCGTCAGGGAGAAACTTTCGGTCTGGTGGGCGAATCGGGA
Proteins encoded:
- the opp4C gene encoding oligopeptide ABC transporter permease, whose amino-acid sequence is MSSVSSNLSKSSGRLQIAKKSSMWRQALRQLFRNKLAMAGLLVVVFMFLLCFIGPLFSPYADNKTNILMMNKAPNIHHWLGTDKLGRDVLTRVMQAGQISLTVGLASMVLSVFLGATLGVISAYFRGIADQIIMRIGDLLLTVPSLPLLFIMGALLSDWKVPPDQRMYIVMLMLSLVNWPGIARMVRGQMLSLREREFMQAATVLGLSNRRKLFKHLFPNIMPLLIVIATLNIGGAILSESVLSFFGLGVLPTTPTWGNMIDAANNVLDFQQRPWMWIPPGLSIFATVIAINIFGDGLRDVLDPKHKR
- a CDS encoding ABC transporter permease — encoded protein: MSSFLTKRLTYMIIILLAASMMIFFLYAMTPGDFISGDLKLSPERKAELREIYGLNKPILERYGSWLWNALHGNFGYSLAQQKPVLTLFNEYIWNSFLLAIVSTFLTWVIAVIMGVVAAYKQYSWFDTLVMVVIFAAMSVPSFFIGLYLIKVAAVDLKWLPPGGMLNTGSNATGMEYVKEVLQHMILPVTVMTLLGLGSLTRYFRSNMIDVIQQDYIRTARAKGLKERKVLFTHALRNALLPAITLIGFELPALFGGSLIIEKIFNWPGIGQLYMLSFSLRDYPLLMGFTMLIAILSVIGTLLSDILYRIADPRVKV
- a CDS encoding ABC transporter ATP-binding protein; translated protein: MNNVLSIEHLSTHFYTEEGTVKAVDDISFRVKSGETVCIVGESGCGKSITAMSIMGLIQSPGGKVAGGSIRFEDTDLLGLSRNEMRTIRGHEISMIFQEPMSSLNPVMTIGEQLSEPLLEHLKMGRKEAHKRALELIAQVGISRPEQIMKSYPHELSGGMLQRIMIAIAVSCGPKLLIADEPTTALDVTIQAQILDMLREFKVQSNMSLMLITHDLGVVAEMADYVIVMYAGKIVEEGEVVQLFNHPKHPYTQGLLKSKPVLNQRQKELYSIPGQVPNPLELTTSCYFHDRCGHCMDICRVKEPVLKEVSTQQKASCWLYEEAVVHG
- a CDS encoding ABC transporter substrate-binding protein — translated: MKKGIILLGSLLLVSSTLLAACSSGGSDSANSATPQGNDAAQTAAAAQPLTRLVEASDLTKLPDVSKKRNDTIIVALTDPAGVFTPFFNQSGYDGNVISQLWTPLITVDDKGLPIPNLAKSWDISKDNLIYTFHLVPDTKFSDGSPLTAEDVAFTWTLIYDKAYAGDSKILDLGIKGGKDYTEGKAKQIEGIKVIDPQTISVTLEKPNALALPILGDNVLSKAYYGKDYKFGQLDYLKKLHGSPLGNGAYKLEKFIPGQEVRLEANDNFFKGKPKTQHFIYKTAEGDAWQFIETGDTDFAPFTATQENIDKLKGLGFLNILPYTPSTYGYIQLNLENEKLKDKKVRQALTYGLDRKTIYVDAAQGAGAVANIPSSPIFWSYTTDGVNPYNYDPEKAKKLLDEAGWVAGSNGIREKNGQKLTIHMLTSKRPETDTFIALAAENYKEIGVDFQPEIFADFNAMVAKVDGKDYDMASFSTPMLTDPSDGIEQFVDGEIKGYNNPKVKELYEKGLSTTNIEERKKIYKELYLLLNDELPVIFTNYKKTVYAYNGRMEHVKVSPFIGLSGNLFEWSLK